CCCGTCCGGGCATCGTCATCGGTCGCCGTGGCGCCGAGGCCGACCGCATCCGCGGCCAGCTCGAGAAGCTGACCGGCAAGCAGGTCCAGCTCAACATCCTCGAGGTGCGCAACCCGGAGTCGGACGCGCAGCTGGTGGCCCAGGCCGTGGCCGAGCAGCTGTCCAACCGGGTCAGCTTCCGTCGGGCCATGCGCAAGTCGATGCAGTCGGCTCAGCGTTCGCCGCAGGTCAAGGGGATCCGGATCCAGTGCTCCGGTCGTCTGGGCGGCGCCGAGATGAGCCGGTCGGAGTTCTACCGCGAGGGTCGCGTGCCGCTGCACACCCTGCGGGCGGACATCGACTACGGCTTCTTCGAGGCCAAGACCACCTTCGGCCGCATCGGCGTGAAGGTCTGGATCTACAAGGGCGACAAGGTCGGCACCCTGGCCGAGCAGCGTGCGGCCGAGGCCGCCGCCGCGCAGCGCGGGGCCCGCGAGGGTCGGGGCGATCGGGCCGAGCGTCCGGCGCGTCGTCGCTCCGGCTCCTCGGGCACCACTCCGACATCCACCGAGGCCGGTCGTGCGGCCGTCGAGGAGAGCCCCGAGGCTCTGCCCGTCGACGTGCCGGCCGGTACCGAGACCACTGGGGCGTAGGTCATGTTGATTCCCCGCAAGGTCAAGCACCGCAAGCAGCACCGGCCCCACCGGACCGGCATGGCTTCGGGCGGGACCCAGGTCACCTTTGGCGATTTCGGCATCCAGGCACTGGAGCCGGCGTACGTCACCAACCGGCAGATCGAGTCCGCTCGTATCGCCATCAACCGGCACATCCGACGTGGCGGCAAGGTCTGGATCAACATCTACCCGGACCGTCCGCTGACCAAGAAGCCGGCCGAAACCCGAATGGGTTCCGGCAAGGGCTCGCCGGAATGGTGGATCGCCAACGTCAAGCCGGGTCGCATCGTCTTCGAGATGAGCTACCCGAACGAGGCCACCGCCCGCGAGGCGCTGCGCCGCGCGATCCACAAGCTGCCGATGAAGTGCCGCATCGTGACCCGGGAAGGAGTTGAGGGCTGATGAGTACCACCACCGCCGAGCTGCGCGAGTTGGGCCAGGACGAGCTGGTCCTGCGACTCCGTGAAGCCAAGGAAGAGCTGTTCAACCTGCGCTTCCAGATGGCCACCGGGCAGATGGACAACAACCGTCGGCTGCGCACCATCAAGCACGACATCGCCCGGATCTACACGGTCATGCGCGAGCGCGAGCTCGGCCTGTCCGTCGGTCCGGACGAGCTGGCCAAACAAGGAGGTGCTGCGTGAGCGAGCAGCCGGAGAACACCACCGCCGACGACACCGTCGACGCGGCCGCCGGTGCGCCGGAGGCCAAGGTCCGTGGCGAGCGCAAGACCCGTGAGGGCCTGGTCGTCTCGGACAAGATGAACAAGACGATCGTCGTGGCCCTGGAGGACCGGGTGAAGCACCCGCGGTACTCCAAGGTCATCCGCCGCACCACCAAGGTCAAGGCGCACGACGAGAACGAGACCGCCGGCATCGGCGATCGCGTGCTGCTGGCCGAGACCCGGCCGCTGTCCGCGACCAAGCGCTGGCGTCTGGTGAAGGTCCTGGAGCGCGCGCAGTAATCCTGCCGCCCCGGGATCGGATGGGCCCTGCCCCGAGCGTGCGCTCGGGGCAGGGCCTTTCGTCGTTGGCCGGTGCCCGGTCCTAGGGCTGACCTGGGCCGATTGGCCTTCCGGGGGATCTTCGCGTAAGGTTGAACATTGGCGTCAGTAGGGCTGCGCAAGCGGCCCGGTGATTAGCCGATCTGGCCTGGCAAGGTCGGAAATCTTGCCAGGGCTCCGTCACCTTCCTGCGTGACACGCCATGTCGAACGGCTCCGGCCGGGCGGCGGACGCGGGTCCGTGCGGCCTCGTGCCACAGGCAAGAGTGAAAAGGCGAGCGAACTTCTCGCTCGTACTTCCTCTTGTCTTTTCGCATGTCGGCGCTAGGACGCTCGCAGAGGGCGGCCGGAACCAGAAAATCGCGACCCGGCGATCCCGGGTCGCTAGGAGAAGGCGGACTGCAGTGATTCAGCAGGAGTCCCGTCTCCGAGTCGCCGACAACACCGGCGCCAAGGAGATCCTGTGCATTCGCGTACTCGGGGGTTCGTCCCGCCGGTACGCAGGCATCGGCGACATCATCGTGGCAACCGTGAAG
This genomic window from Nakamurella multipartita DSM 44233 contains:
- the rpsC gene encoding 30S ribosomal protein S3; its protein translation is MGQKINPHGFRLGITTDWNSRWYADKSYADYVAEDVQIRKLMSKGMERAGISKVEIERTRDRVRVDIHTARPGIVIGRRGAEADRIRGQLEKLTGKQVQLNILEVRNPESDAQLVAQAVAEQLSNRVSFRRAMRKSMQSAQRSPQVKGIRIQCSGRLGGAEMSRSEFYREGRVPLHTLRADIDYGFFEAKTTFGRIGVKVWIYKGDKVGTLAEQRAAEAAAAQRGAREGRGDRAERPARRRSGSSGTTPTSTEAGRAAVEESPEALPVDVPAGTETTGA
- the rplP gene encoding 50S ribosomal protein L16; amino-acid sequence: MLIPRKVKHRKQHRPHRTGMASGGTQVTFGDFGIQALEPAYVTNRQIESARIAINRHIRRGGKVWINIYPDRPLTKKPAETRMGSGKGSPEWWIANVKPGRIVFEMSYPNEATAREALRRAIHKLPMKCRIVTREGVEG
- the rpmC gene encoding 50S ribosomal protein L29, yielding MSTTTAELRELGQDELVLRLREAKEELFNLRFQMATGQMDNNRRLRTIKHDIARIYTVMRERELGLSVGPDELAKQGGAA
- the rpsQ gene encoding 30S ribosomal protein S17: MSEQPENTTADDTVDAAAGAPEAKVRGERKTREGLVVSDKMNKTIVVALEDRVKHPRYSKVIRRTTKVKAHDENETAGIGDRVLLAETRPLSATKRWRLVKVLERAQ